ACAAGAGAAAGTTTAATTTGTCTGGGAACGCAAAAAGCAAAGGATTTCTAACTATATCAAATTTGAATGCTGAAGACAGTGGAACTTATTTCTGTGCAGCTAGTATCCACAGTGGTGGAGGGTGTCTTTTATCCTTTCAAAAACCCTCCTACTTAACCACAGCTGAAAACACCTGTCTAAGACGTTTTTCTGTTCAGTTGCGTATGTCATAAACTCATTGTGGTCCACATGTACTGAAATGCTTCAGACTGGCCACAAACTGTATAGATATGCATATTATGTGGTGAAGAGCATGCCAGTGTATCGGTGACATCCAGGATATTATATAGTATATGCATGTTTCACACTGAATCATTTGCATCATTTGTTTAATCTGTTGGGAATCTGTTTAGATCACATGTATTTGACCACACTATATCACTAGCAATATCTCTACAATTGATCAGTGGAAGCATCCACCCATTTATCCAATTCCATGGCCCAATCCCAGCGCTCTCTAACGGTCGATAATTCTCTGGTTACAACGTAGCACTTAGCTACGTTAAGATAGCACCATTAGTGCTCCGTAGTAGGCTAACAATAAGCCGGGCGTAATGCAGGCTTCATGGGTTTTcatgtataaattatatataatgcatattttaattactgtttaGTTAAGTATACACTATTCACTGTAGCCTTACAGCAGGCCTAGTCTATAATTCGTTTTAGAAGTATCTCGGTATGCTGCGACCCTCAGACATCCCTGCCTACCCTCCCACCTGCGATACCATTTGTTTACCTTAAAAGGGAGTTGTCATCTCTTCTCTGGAGACACTCTCACACCTGCTCTCACACCTGCTTGTCATGGAATACAACTGATAACTTCTAATGATTCATGAGTTTATGACAATATAAGTATTCATGTCtaataagaatattttttattaaactcattttaatcttaCCAAAGTCTCCCGAGTATAAATCTCACTCCTGGATTAGATGCACCAATGCTAATTAAATATACGCTTTCTTGTCGCTGCAAAGCAGATAACGATTGACCACGTTCAAACATTGAGTCATAAATGTGGACACTTAAATCTCAGATGTAGTAGTACACCAAAGAATCATAATTCCTCAGGAAATAATGCAGCAATGAGACATGTCAAAATTTTAATAGGCTtaataaaatgagacaaaaaccaCTTATTCCaatagatttttctttaatgaaacacctaaaataaatccaatcaagacaatcaaatTTCTTCAGGTTTTAATGGTGAAATCCACTGGCCATGGTAAAATTCTGCCCGATAGCAGCTGAAGccctcattttttttccaagttcCTGATGATgacctttaaaacagaaaacacaagtcACTAGTCCCCTTTACACATCACTGTTATTGTTTGTCATGTAACCAATATCAGTCAGCAATAACTCAGCATCCACATCTTACCTCTTGAAGTATGACATCAAAGAGGCAGTCCATCATGTTGAATtctatcatttttttcttgcacacCAGTAGCAGATTAGCAGATGCTATCAGCATCATGAGCCTGACAGTCAAAAGATGTCGGAACCCTGCACATATTTCCCTCTGGCTGGCAGAATCTCAGCTGCAGAGGCAAATGAGTCAAATTAAACCATGAACCACTGTAACAAGACTATCACCAGTCGTGTTTTGGTCCATGGACTTCTTtttcaggggcgacatagctcaggaggcaagTCCGAGGGTTGTCTGGctgtcggagggttgccggttcgatcccccgccctgggtgtgtcaatgtgtccctgagcaagacacctaacccttaattgctcccaatgagctgattggtaccttgcatggcagcctttcaccattggcgtgtgagtgtgtgtgtcaacgggtgaatgagaggcatccattgtaaagcgctttggataaaagtgctatataaatgcagtcaatttacTATTTaccattaattaattcattgcatttataaagcACACTTCCAAACGCTCAAACTGCTTTACAatgatgaaggggaactcatCTCACCCACCACCAAAGGTGTTCCTGGCAGGGTTCTTCTTTTTCACCTTTTTCAATTGTACTTGTGATATAAGCCTATCAGCCTCGCTGCACATTTGCTGTGGTCAATAAGTAAGGTTTCTATAACAAAGTGCAACACGTGAAAACAGATGTGCAGCGTCCAGTCACAGtgattttctaaaataattggGGCCCCCTAAAGCTGCCATGCTCTGTCACTACAGCTAATATACATATAGCCATCAGTGTACCCACAACACAACCtgtaaaaaacattaattaaatttccCACAATAATTCTTTGGGATAGCTGCTCACTTGTGCTGTTTGACTCACTTTCGCAAAACAGCTTATTGCAAGCATTCACTCTCATCAAAATCTCTAATCTTTTAGATGTTGCTGCTATGATGCTTGCTTTGGTACAGAAATCGCATGATGTTCATTCCTTAGATAAATGAGAGAGCCACCATAGTTCTTCCAGTTTGGTCATTTCAATACTTTGCCTGTTTCTTTACCTTGTTCTCCATCCCAGCTGACCTTTTACCAACCTTCCAAGTTTGCTCACTGTGACTGCCTCACCACCACGTGACTCTGAGGGGCCTGTACAGGTCGGTCCTGGAATCCGTCACCGTGTGTTGTTTCGGTCCAAGCCTGGCCTGCTGTAGCCTCCAGCCAGAGGTGATTCTGCTGCAGCACCATCTGGGCCCTGatcaaaaaacacttaaaacttTAAGCTAAGTTTCAAGTTGAACGCAGGCATTTAAGGCTTCGCTGTCTAACACTGTACCCTTTGATATTAAATACTTCAGTAACAGCCAGTGTGAAGCAATCCTGATTTAACAGTTGCTCTTACTGTACCTATAATGTAAACCCAAATCCCTTGTCCTAATTATTTCTGTCTTACTAACTCTTTACAGTTTTTACCTTTTCTTATATCTTCCATCTTATTTTTTCCCACGCCAGGCAGACCAGAAACCTTTTGTcttcttgttctgtttttgttcttgctcTCAGTCTTACTGACATtggcctctccctctgtcttcttCTCAGTCTCCCTGCTGCTCTCCCCAGCTAGTATGTGACTTGTCAATTTTCCCACTTTCCTCAAGTTCAGAGCACTTTGTCCAACTGTCTCCTCTTTGCactctttttttgtggtgacTCGCTTTCTACAGCGGAACAGTGACCAAAAactctttttcttcttgtgtttctggctttctttctcctctttcttgctctccctctcactgctTTCTATCCCCACTGTGACGAGGTTCCGCTcgttctccatttctctctcactgatCCCCTCCTCTATCAGAACCGCAGTTGTCTCTCCCGTGGCCTGGGTGACCGGATCGTACGTCtcctcagtgctctctctctcagttttcaCCTCAGTTATGTGTAAGATAAGTGATCTCAGTTCCCTTATCTCCACTTCCAACCTTTCTATTTCCATCTCATGTTGGAGTTCCATGCGCTCATATGCAAACTCCATGAATTCCCTCTGCTTCctccactcctccctctctttcctccggTAATGTTCCCTGGTTTCTCGTTCCTCCTCCAGAATGTTTCTCTCCTGCATTCTCTGTTCTGCCCAGGTGACCCATTCTCTCCTCAGCCCTTCAAAGAGCTCTAACACGTCCTCCCGTTCTCTGTGGTTCAGCTCCTCAAAGTTCCTCCACTCTTCATGCAGCTCAAACATTGAGGCCTGTATTCTGTGGTGCTGCTCTTCCCACCGCTGATGCAATTCATACATCTCTGCTCTGCACTGTTCCTCCTCATGCTCTCTCCTCCACATTTCAGACTGCTGAAACCGCTCTACCTGTTCTCTTAATTGGCACTCCTCCCACTGCCTCCACACTTCCAGGTTTCGTTGTTGCTGTGCCAGCTCCCTCCTGTATGCCCTCCTCTCATGCTCCATGCTCTCCAGCACTCGCATGCACTCCCTCTGCCAGGAGGCCTTCTCCTCTTCCCACTGCTGCCTGAACTCTCTCATCTCCCTCTGCCAGGAGGACTTCTCCTCTTcccactgctgtctctctgcacgCCTCAGCCGCTCCGTGCAGTTCCTCTCCTGCTGCATGCGCTGCCTTTCACTCCTTAGCTCTTCCCTCAGTCCTCTTAGATCCTCCAGGCTCTCCCCGGTCATCAGGaggccctgttcctggagaaccTGCACAACTTTCTCCAGCATCTCCCTCTCgccttgctccctctctctccttgcctCAGTCTCCATGGCCTCTGATTTTTCTGCTCTGTTTGAATAAGGAGACTGCTTTAGCACAACTCTCATCTTGGTACATCTCACCTTATTAGGTACATATTTGCATGTAGCCTCGGTCCATTATTCTTAAACATGAAATGAGGAGTAGAGCTATAGAGCAAACATCATAATAACTACAGGTTTATTTCACATGAGCTCACTAGCTCAGCATGTGCAACTGGAGAAAACCACAtgcttagcagatgctcttacccagagttaCTTTCACAACTGACATTCTTTATgtcattttatacagctggaaatttACAGTAGCCTTGCTGGGTATGACGGCAGTGACCAATCCCACATTATGCTACACCGTCAGTAGAAATAGCGAGCAATCtgtgaaatcataaaaaaaataaaaaataaagacttaTATTTAGCTAGCCAGATTTCCCAAGCACTAGAAAGTTAAccaattaaatgaaaactttCTCAGTGCTTTTTAACCACTCGAGAACGTTAGCATGCAAAAGCACTATAGATCGCTTAGCGTGAGTGACTGGAGAAAACGACTGAACGAATTTGGAAGCACGCAGCCCAAATAGCTGCTGATAAGCCACAGAACAAGGCATTGTTACTGCCTTTTTGAAACCCACACAATCTTTGTTATTCAACCACGTTGCTCACTAGCCTTGCTAAATAAGCGAAATGAATTGGATACCTTTCAAAATGAACTGCCAGTTAAGTATCATGTGCATGCACGCCCCCAGAATTCCAGGTGTaataaatggagaaaaactTATTTaccaattatttttgttaattcaaACCCCATTTTAAAACGTTAAAACCTACCCAGCAACTGGATTTTATCATAAGCTTTCTCTTGTCCGACAGCGAATGtctttatgaaaaatatttgtctgTATGTAGTCAGTGCGATGagtgtgttttatatttacttGACTCTTGTTTCGTCATAGATGAGACATCGCCTTGTATGACGAAACACGCGAGCTCGcgtgcatacacgcacacaaacgcgcgcgcacacacacatacacatttaagGTGAAACCTGATGTGAGGGCAGTGTGTGACAGCAAAAGTAATCGGTCACACAACGAAAAGTAATCGGTCGCAATAAAAACCTACCACAAACTGGATCCTCTCACAATGGTAGATGCGATCGATCTCTATTTTCGCTTTTCTCTATACAACGAATAACTAAAGAAAAATATTCCTTAGTGTCTGGTAATAACCACGACGAGGGTAttatatgaaacattttcattttgtgacgTTTCGTCCCTTGTTTCGTCACACATGAAACAAGtccagcttgtgtgtgtgtgtgtgtgtgtgtgtgtgcaaaactTTTGTTGCTAAACTTAAACTTGCACTGCATATACTTCATATGGGGCAAAATAtacccaaaatatttatttacagtggttttgcccaaaataataataataataataataataataataataataataataataataataataatttcagaatcttcttttcaaatgaaacataatgCTTGTTAACTgagttttaaaataagtttgaagaaatatattttcatgggGAGTTCTATATTGGGTGCTGCTATACAGTGGGCCCAAGAATTTCCATATTGTGCACTCCTACTACTTGCCTATCTTACTTATGCTGTGTCCAAATCATGAACTGTAGAAAATATGGAccaagtcactgtgacatcacccactgATGCTAggcttggtgaaaagcattttgaagcCACCATGTTGTAGGAGCCAGAGATCTGATGCTGCATTTTTGCATTCC
This region of Anguilla anguilla isolate fAngAng1 chromosome 5, fAngAng1.pri, whole genome shotgun sequence genomic DNA includes:
- the LOC118228172 gene encoding golgin subfamily A member 6-like protein 1 → MLEKVVQVLQEQGLLMTGESLEDLRGLREELRSERQRMQQERNCTERLRRAERQQWEEEKSSWQREMREFRQQWEEEKASWQRECMRVLESMEHERRAYRRELAQQQRNLEVWRQWEECQLREQVERFQQSEMWRREHEEEQCRAEMYELHQRWEEQHHRIQASMFELHEEWRNFEELNHREREDVLELFEGLRREWVTWAEQRMQERNILEEERETREHYRRKEREEWRKQREFMEFAYERMELQHEMEIERLEVEIRELRSLILHITEVKTERESTEETYDPVTQATGETTAVLIEEGISEREMENERNLVTVGIESSERESKKEEKESQKHKKKKSFWSLFRCRKRVTTKKECKEETVGQSALNLRKVGKLTSHILAGESSRETEKKTEGEANVSKTESKNKNRTRRQKVSGLPGVGKNKMEDIRKGPRWCCSRITSGWRLQQARLGPKQHTVTDSRTDLYRPLRVTWW